The following proteins are co-located in the Myxocyprinus asiaticus isolate MX2 ecotype Aquarium Trade chromosome 44, UBuf_Myxa_2, whole genome shotgun sequence genome:
- the LOC127434681 gene encoding divergent protein kinase domain 2A-like isoform X2 yields MVAVNYVGEELWSFFNAPWEKRVDLAKQLMDIAEQLTNNDFDFALYLLDVSFDNFAVGQRDGKVIVVDAENVVVADKRLIKQNKPENYDVWYESKFEECDKEACLSFSKDMLCSRVTVDHNYYAVCQNLLSRYATWRGSSGGLLHDPPPRIAKDGQLEALLDECANPKKRYSRFQAAKELREYLTQLSGTLR; encoded by the exons ATGGTGGCGGTGAACTACGTGGGCGAGGAGCTTTGGAGTTTCTTCAACGCTCCTTGGGAGAAGAGAGTAGATCTGGCCAAGCAACTGATGGACATTGCAGAGCAGCTCACTAACAATGACTTCGACTTTGCTCTCTACCTGCTGGACGTCAGTTTCGATAACTTTGCTGTGGGCCAGCGGGATGGGAAAGTCATCGTGGTGGACGCAGAGAATGTGGTTGTGGCCGACAAGAGGTTGATCAAACAAA ATAAACCTGAGAACTACGACGTCTGGTACGAGAGCAAGTttgaggagtgtgacaaggaggccTGCCTTTCCTTCTCCAAAGACATGTTGTGTTCGCGGGTCACAGTGGACCACAACTATTACGCAGTCTGTCAGAACCTTCTATCGCGATATGCGACATGGCGAGGCAGCTCTGGTGGGCTCCTTCACGACCCCCCGCCACGCATAGCCAAAGACGGCCAGCTTGAAGCTCTGTTGGACGAGTGCGCCAACCCCAAAAAGCGGTACAGCCGCTTCCAGGCAGCTAAAGAACTGCGCGAGTACCTAACCCAGCTCAGTGGCACCTTGAGGTAA